The Christensenella timonensis DNA segment ACCAAGACCAACAGGATCGAAACGATTATCACTCCCCAGTTTGCCCGTTTCTTCGACAATTGCTCTTTTTTTACTGTTTCTTCCATTGAAGATACCTTCCTTTCTTTATAAAAGCATATGTAATGATGTGATACTTCCCATTGCTTAAAAACTATTTACTGTCTTTTTCCCGCAGCTCCACACGCCTGATCTTCCCGCTGATAGTCTTAGGCAATTCCGTTACGAATTCGATCTCGCGCGGGTATTTGTACGGTGCGGTCGACTTTTTAACATGATCCTGCAACTCTTTTTTCAGCGCGTCGCTCGGCTCATAGCCCTCCGCAAGGACGATCGTTGCTTTTACGATCTGTCCGCGTTCCGGATGCGGCACGCCGGTGATCGCCGTTTCCAATACCGCCGGATGCTCCATCAGCGCGCTTTCCACTTCAAACGGCCCAATGCGGTACCCGGAAGACTTGATGACGTCGTCTGCACGTCCGACATACCAGAAGTACCCCTCTTCATCCTTCCATGCAACGTCTCCCGTACGGTAAAGCCCATTGTTCCAAACTTTCCGCGTGAGTTCGTCGTCTTTGTAATATCCAAGGAACATCCCCGTCGGGATTTTCTTATCCGTACGTACGACGATTTCCCCTGTTTCGCCGGGAGAGCAAGACTCCCCTTTTTCATTGATGATATCAATATCGTACATCGCATTCGGTTTCCCCATAGAGCCCGGACGCGGTTCCATCCAGATAAAGTTGCCGATCGTAACGGTGAGCTCTGTCTGGCCGTAAATTTCCATCAGCTTGAGCCCTGTCGCTTCCAAAAACTGGTAATATACCTCCGGGTTCAGCGGTTCCCCGGCGATCGTTGCATATTTCAACGACGAAAGATCGTATTTTGTAAGGTCTTCCTTGATGAAATACCGGTAGATCGTCGGCGGCGCACAAAACGTCGTGATCTTGTACTGCTCGATTTTCTTGAGCAGCCTGTCGGGCACGAACTTGTCCATATCATATACGAAAATACAGGTTTCCGCCAGCCATTGCCCATAGAGCTTACCCCATGCGCTTTTGGCCCAGCCGGTTTCCGCAACCGTCAGGTGCATACCGTCAGGGTCGGCATTGTGCCAATATACAGCCGTCACGATATGCCCCAGGGGGTACACAAAATTGTGCGCGACCATCTTAGGCATACCCGTTGTCCCGGATGTAAAGTATAAAAGCATGATATCGTCGTTATGCGTTGCTTCCTCTCCCTGCGGGCGCTCGAAAACATCGCCGTACTTTTCCATTTCCGTCCAGAACTCCAGCCATCCGTCGCGTTGCTCGCCGACGATCACTTTCTTTTCCAGCGTGGGCGAATCCGCAACCGCATCTTCCACATGTTCTTTTAATTCGCCGTCCTTTGTGCTGATGATCATCTTGACGCCGGCAGCGTTGTTGCGGTATACGATATCCTTTTTGGTCAACAGGTGCGTCGCCGGGATGGCGATCGCCCCCAGCTTGTGCAGCGCCATGATCGCGATCCAAAATTCATAATGGCGCTTTAAGATCAGCATGACCTTGTCGCCTTTTTTGATTCCTTCCGCTTTCAGGAAATTAGCCGCCTGGCTGGAAAGCCTGCTCATATCGGCAAACGTGAATATGCGTTCTTCCCCTGCGTCGTTTGTCCACAAAAGCGCCCGCTTATCAGGCTGTTCTTTTGCCAATACGTCCAAAACATCGAAAGCGAAGTTGAAATCCTCCGGCACGATCGTTTTGAACCTTTGCGCAAAATCTTCGTAGCTTGAAAATCCTGTCGTACTGTATTTCTCAAATATCCTCATGCGTCTTATACCTGTCCTCACTTGGAAATGATCGCTAAAAACTTACAGGGCTGCCCATTTTCCGCACGCATCGCGTGCGGCGTGGAAGCATCAAAATAAACGACGTCGCCTTCATGGAGCAGGACTGCCGAATCCTGTATGAAAAGCGTCATACTTCCTTCCACAACATAATTGAGTTCCTGTCCTTCGTGCGTATTTTTCTGAACGGCATCCGTATCCTTGGGTTCCACCGTTACCAGGAACGGTTCCATATGCCGGTTTTTGAAAATATATGCCAGATGCTGGTATTTATACGCTTTGCGCCGCTCCATTTTCAGGCCCTCGCCTTTCCTGACCAGCGAATACGTCTTCAGCTTCGCATTTTCACCCGTCAAAAGCTCGGTGATGTCGATCCCCAGCCGGTTTGCGGCCGTATACAGGAAGCTGAACGGAAAGTCCCTGTTTCCCGCTTCATATTCCAGATATTCTTCTTCCGTCTTTCCGGTAAGTTCCGCCATTTCTAAAGGCGTGATCTCCTCGATTTCACGAAGTGCACGCAATCTCTGCGCAATTTCCTTGATCTGATCCATCCTTACACCAACTTTCCACACAGAAAAGCTCCATGCTGCCGCACAGAGCCCCGGGTCTATTCTACTTTACTTTGACTTCTTCACTTTGGAATACCGCGATGACGCCTTTCTGATCCCAAATCGTATGCTTCCCTGTCAGGTTCTGGAATTTATTGCCGTATGCCTTTTTGACTTCATCCGGCTGTCCGTCCGCTTTCTGCGTATCGAACGTGATAAAACCATATACCACTTCCGGCCATTCGTCCACGACTTTGAAATCCCATGTCAGGTTATCGCCGTTTTTGGTGATCTTTTGCTGCTCAAGCGTAATGCCGTTTGCATTCAGAACGGAAATAATACCGTTGGTACCGTCCATCAGGTTTGTTTCCCCTGAGACCGTCAATGTATCCCCATTCAGCACGGCCTGGCA contains these protein-coding regions:
- a CDS encoding cupin domain-containing protein, translating into MDQIKEIAQRLRALREIEEITPLEMAELTGKTEEEYLEYEAGNRDFPFSFLYTAANRLGIDITELLTGENAKLKTYSLVRKGEGLKMERRKAYKYQHLAYIFKNRHMEPFLVTVEPKDTDAVQKNTHEGQELNYVVEGSMTLFIQDSAVLLHEGDVVYFDASTPHAMRAENGQPCKFLAIISK
- a CDS encoding AMP-binding protein — its product is MFEKYSTTGFSSYEDFAQRFKTIVPEDFNFAFDVLDVLAKEQPDKRALLWTNDAGEERIFTFADMSRLSSQAANFLKAEGIKKGDKVMLILKRHYEFWIAIMALHKLGAIAIPATHLLTKKDIVYRNNAAGVKMIISTKDGELKEHVEDAVADSPTLEKKVIVGEQRDGWLEFWTEMEKYGDVFERPQGEEATHNDDIMLLYFTSGTTGMPKMVAHNFVYPLGHIVTAVYWHNADPDGMHLTVAETGWAKSAWGKLYGQWLAETCIFVYDMDKFVPDRLLKKIEQYKITTFCAPPTIYRYFIKEDLTKYDLSSLKYATIAGEPLNPEVYYQFLEATGLKLMEIYGQTELTVTIGNFIWMEPRPGSMGKPNAMYDIDIINEKGESCSPGETGEIVVRTDKKIPTGMFLGYYKDDELTRKVWNNGLYRTGDVAWKDEEGYFWYVGRADDVIKSSGYRIGPFEVESALMEHPAVLETAITGVPHPERGQIVKATIVLAEGYEPSDALKKELQDHVKKSTAPYKYPREIEFVTELPKTISGKIRRVELREKDSK